The genome window TTAAATGCAAAAAGGAGGTAAAAAGTAAAGCAGCAATGATTGTGGAGTAGTAGCTTGCTAATTTCCATTAATAAAAGTATAGTAAAGGGGTAACACTTTAGTTCCCATGGGGTATTTGGACTAGGGGACTGCAAAGAGAAATGCcccttaaatagaaataaatagtgaaattagtgtaataataaaaaaaaaaattattaaataacaagtGGAACCAGTGTCATATAAAAGAAGTGATAACAAACTGAAATGCAAAACTATAAAGTCCGTTGTAAGTTATAAAGCTCTTCACCTAGGCCTAGTAGTGTAGTGTGCCCTCAACTGTGCTTGTGGAGTGAGCGctgaggaaccaggaaccaggaattTGTGGAACCCTTACATCGAATCTGAAACAGTCTTTACTGTCCTTCCAGAATTTCAGAAATTAAGTTTCCAGAATCCTTACAAAGGATCTTAGACACAGTTTCCAGAATCAAAAGTCAGTTTTTGGGATCCTAACATGGAATCCAGAACTGGATTTTGGAGTCTTTATCATAACAACAAAAAGTGTTTGCAGAGTACTTTAACTGGAACTGGAACAGTTTCCAGACTCCTTGCATGACAAAAAGCGAGTTTACAGGTCCTCGAACAGAATCCGACACCTATAGCTTCCAGAATCAATTTCCAGAGTCCTTGTATAAAATCCAAAAGTGGGTTTCCATAGACCTTGCATTGAATCCAAAAGTGGGTTTCCATAGACCTTGCATTGAATCCAAAAGTGGGTTTCCAGAGTCCTTTTCTAAACCCAAAACTGGGTTCTCAGAGCCCTTGCATAAAGAAACCTCGATCTGACTCCCTTCTGAAGGTAGACGGATTGACGGCCATGACTTTTTGAGGCTCGCTGGGCAGGTAGCGCATCAAGTTCCAGTACGCGTCAGACTGGAAGAAGTCGTCCAGGACATCGGGAGTGAGGTCGACTATCGGGGTCACGATGTGGGTCTGCGCCGTGGCATCCGCAAGCCGGTCGCAGCTTCCGGCTTCCTCTTCTTTGACACACTTGTTTAAGCTCGGTTTGTACCGGTAGTTTGAAGGGCAGCGGAACATGAAGCCTGTCGAGAAGAGAGGTTAAACGTTAGGCCTATGTTACGCGAAGGACTCTCATCCTTAGGATTAATGTCGTTTGAAGGATGTTGCATAATAGGATACCTCTGGGGGTTAGTTTAGTTTCCTGAGGAGGAACAAAACTCACCTTTCATTATGCAGTTCATCGTCACGATGCACTTGTAGAACCTTGAGCAGTCCGTGAGAGACGGGTAGTACCCAGGTTCTGGACATTCGTAGACAGAAGTGGGATCCAGCTGAAATGAGAcgaaaatgtttctttttgttgcgcgctctctctctctctctctctctctctctctctctctctctctctctctcacacacacacacacacacacaaacacacacaaccatTAAACAGtattgttaatttagctgtctctctctctctctctctctctctctctctgtctgtctgtcgctctctctctcacacacacacaaacacacacacacacaattaaacaGTACTAttaatttagctctctctctctctctctctgtctgtctctctctaacacacagacacacaattaAACAGTGCTAttaatttagctctctctctctctctctctctctctctctctctctctctctctctctctctctctctctctctctctctctctctctctctctctctcgctctctctctttctctctctctctctctctctctctctctctctctcccctaggcCTTACCTGGTACTTCGAGCAATGCCCAGCCGTAGGCGTCGGCCccggaggagaaggggaagaagtgACCACCTCAGGGACCGTAGGCTCCGGGGGAGACGGGGAGGAAGTCAAAGGCCCCGGGGGAGCAGGGGAGGAAGTCAAGGGCCCCGGGGGAACCGGAGCCGGTGGAATCGGAGCAGGTGGGGCAGAGGTCGAGGAGGGGAGGCTCTCGAAGCACTTTGACCCTATGCCGTGGACACAGGTGTTCAGGTCATCGTCGAAGACCGTCCCGGGGGCGCAGAGGAATTTGACCTTCTTGGCTGCGTAGAGGGGGCCGACGCACCTGGGAATGATTGAGTTATCCTTGTATtaattcccgttttctgttggtTATGTCGGAAGGAAAAtgggttttcttttctctctctaatactgATACTTTAATGGTGCTGCTGGTACTTATTACTTGTGCCAGGTCTAGTGCTGGTACTACTTGTAGCGGTGATGCTTTAAGTATTTTGCTTATGGTTATATCATCGTTTTATGTGTGTTGGGATTCTTATCAAGATTTCAGCTCTGaatacattactctctctctctctctctctctctctctctctctctctctctctctctctctctctctctctcacaatttaaCAGTGCTactaagtcctctctctctctctctcaagcacacacacgAACCATTAAACAGTGCtactaagttctctctctctctctctctctctctctctctctctctctctctctctcacacacacacacacacacacacacacacaatttaacaGTGCTactaagtcctctctctctctctctctctctctcgcaagcacACGCACACCATTAAACAGTGCtactaagttctctctctctctctctctctctctcacacacaatttaACAGTGCTactaagtcctctctctctctctctctcgcaagcacACGCACACCATTAAACAGTGCtactaagttctctctctctctctctctctctctctctctcgctctctctctcacaatttaaCAGTGCTgctaagtcctctctctctctcgctctctctcgcaaGCACACGCACACCATTAAACAGTACtactaagttctctctctctctctctctctctctctctctctctctctctctctctctctctctctctctctctctctctctctctctctctcccaagcccTTTGCTTACATGTAGAAGGAGTTGCAGGTGGGTCCTGGTATGAGGTCCCCAATTTTACACTCggttcctgaagaagaagaagaagaagaaaaagtcgaAGAAGCACTGGCGTCATTGCTGGTGGGGGGAGGGGCCGGTGGGAGACTAGTTGGCCCTGTGAGTTTTGGACggaaaaagatattaataaaattaataaatataagaaataagattttaaatattaataaatataataaatataatatatactttgtgATATATTGGAATAAATTTGATGTTTAGCTAAGGGTGAAGTTATGGCTTAAGCAATAGGCCTATGTTAGTTAAGGTTGAAGTTTAGGCTTAGGGGATAAGTCTATGTCAGTTAAGGCTGAAGTTATTGCTTAGGCAATAGGCCTATGTTAGTTAAGGCTGAAGTTATGGCTCAGGCTTAGGCCTATGTTAGTTAAGGGTGAAGTTATGGCTTAATCAATAGGCCTATGTTAGTTAAGGCTGAAGTTATGGCTTAGGGGATAAGTCTATGTTAGTTAAGACTAAAGTGCATTAATTTCCAgtggtttatatattattttattactattattattattattattattacccataaaGTCTGTAGCccacaagagaaaaaaacatataaaaactaaCTTTCTTAAAATCACCAATACCCCATGCCCACTGCCACAGGCAAGGCGAGAGAAAGTACCCAGGTCAAAATGGCCCGTTAGACTTACCTCCATTGACCTCCTGGGCGTCGGTGACCTCCCTAGAGGTCAGGGCTACCAGTACCACCCCCACCAGTAGGCGCATGCGCGGTTCGCCAGCTGCTGACCTCATCTGAAGGAGAGTAATTATAGGGTTTTGAAGTAGCGTCCGTGCTGGGTCAGAGGTCAGTGATACATTAGTGGGCATtggtggtgctctctctctctctctctctctctctctctctctctctagtgtgcaAAGGAAAGGGATAATCAGAGTCGAATACGGTGGCTGAATTATTcatgatacttctctctctctctctctctctctctctctctctgtcttttgacTTAAGTAAGGAATCGGGTACCTGGCAGCTAGTCGAGTGTTGTAGTGTGTCAAGATGAAAAATGTGAAGTATATCGAAGATCTTACAAGAGATTCTTTTTCACCCGGATTCCGTCTGTAGCCTATGTCTGTCGTTTCGTCTGTGTCTGTCGTTTTGTCtgttctttgtctgtttgtctgtccgtcactcAACAGAAGAATGTTGATCTTGTCCATatgacatattttcttatttatggcCGAATGTCCTTCCTGGGTTTTATGTCCTATTGTTGatgaccccccctctctctctctttctctctctctctctctctctctctctctctctctctctctctcacgtacacaGGTGCGGAGACATTGCGATAGTAATCGGAAGAATGACAAACGACAATGCGGTAGTTTTTTTATCAACTTCTAATCGGggtacgaatctctctctctctctctctctttctctctctctctctctctctctctctctctctctctctctctctctctccacttgtcaATCTGGACTGTGGTTTGCTCTGCctattcatgaataataataataataataataataataataataataataatatcctcccATTTTCTAGCACAGATGAGACCCAACTCAGTCAACTGACCACCAGGAACAAAAATCACTACTTAGATCAACAGGAAGTTCCCAAAGTATCTCACCTCACCTGGGATTCGAACGCTAGCACTCTTCTTAATCAGGTGAGTGTCAAGGACTATTCTTTGTACTATTTTATAACAGAGAAACTTTTGAAACCGGAACACGGAAGAGGGTGGAGAATCCCACATTCTGGAGGTGGGTGGTAGGAGAGATTATTCAAAGCTGGTTGACTATTGAATTTATAATTCCCACTGAGTTATCTGATTAATTATTGATAAAGAGATATTTCCAGGTATCTCTCAGAGCCTGGAGTCTTCATGGACTCTGGAATTGGTTataaatgaatttccaggtatcTCTCAAAGCCTGAAGCTTTCTTTGACTCTCTGGAATGAATTGTAAATGAACTTCCA of Macrobrachium rosenbergii isolate ZJJX-2024 chromosome 34, ASM4041242v1, whole genome shotgun sequence contains these proteins:
- the LOC136856088 gene encoding uncharacterized protein; the encoded protein is MRSAAGEPRMRLLVGVVLVALTSREVTDAQEVNGGPTSLPPAPPPTSNDASASSTFSSSSSSSGTECKIGDLIPGPTCNSFYMCVGPLYAAKKVKFLCAPGTVFDDDLNTCVHGIGSKCFESLPSSTSAPPAPIPPAPVPPGPLTSSPAPPGPLTSSPSPPEPTVPEVVTSSPSPPGPTPTAGHCSKYQLDPTSVYECPEPGYYPSLTDCSRFYKCIVTMNCIMKGFMFRCPSNYRYKPSLNKCVKEEEAGSCDRLADATAQTHIVTPIVDLTPDVLDDFFQSDAYWNLMRYLPSEPQKVMAVNPSTFRRESDRGFFMQGL